tgattcggagcctttgtcgactcctactccaaggcccgcacgtgagagtgctaaCCCATGAAGACTATATTATGGATGTAAGCATCATGGATGGTTAAAGTGGATGAGGTCTGATACTGGACTAAATGAAGACACTAATGATATACATTTTAGGAAGTTgccaagagtggagtcaagggtGGGAAGTGAACAAATTGCTTATCCTGGACATAATATGGGAAATTGGAATATACCGTTTATGGTCTGGATATTAGTGATAGTGAACTTAATTCTTTTGGCTATGTACTTATTTTGTTTGTTGGTTCACCTGGTTAAGTAATACTAGTGTTGTAATATGATAAAGAAATGTAATTATGGATGATGTcgacatttgttttttttttatttatggatggatattagtTTTGTGTTATGCTTATTACTAAACTTGTTGAAGAGATGAAATAGAACCAATGTCTATCCTTTAAACTTGTGAGGGATTAAACCATAAGAAGAATTAGGCCAAAAATTAGGATACATTTTAGGGAAAATGAAACTTCCATGGAAGAGAAACAAATGAAACACTTTCCTAGTTACCAAATTGATCTGTTCATGCAATCAAGTTGATTGATAAGCACCAACTTTGAATTTATGAAAATTGATTAGTTTTCAAAAAATGACAGCTAAACAATGTTTTGGATGCACCTTATCAGCGAGACCTTTTGTAGCAAAATCTTGTAGTGTGGTCTCAACATCACCTGGATGTCTTGGTCCACATGGCAACCACATACCCTCACTGGTCATGTAGAAATGTGTGGCATCCTGAGCTTTTCGAACTGGCAACCACATACCTTGTTTACTATCTTCTCaagtaaacaaaattttaaggGTTTTATTTAATCTTCTCTTGATATTTATCTTCCTTtaactttctttcttctcttgtgaACAAGCCCTTAGGTAGACTTAGGCCAGTACACCAAATGTTTAATACATCTCAAAATGAAATCAGACATCTGTTTTTTTACTATATAAAGATAGATGAGCTTATTTATAAGTTCTTGAGAAATCAAGAACACTATCCTATCATGCTAGATAGCATAACTTACTAACAAACCAGGTGTAcatcaaaatagaaaatggggAACAAAATTGCACTAGTAAGTgtcaaaaaatgaaataaacaatgagAAGCAAATAAGCACATTTTTTAAAATGGAAAACAAATATCCTTAGTCTGACCTCTAATGTACTTAAACTGATTAATCCAAAAGGTTCAGACTATAGAATAGATTTGCAATAAGAGATAGCATAAACCAAAGTCCAAATTCTAAATTCAAGAGGGTGGAAGATAAACTGCATCATTAGAAATCTATGTCTATGCTCCAGCACATGCTGTCAATATACAATGCAAAAGGCGTTTTCATACTTACAGTAGTCATTTCCATGCTCCAGTAGCCATTTCAATCACAGCTTACAGTAGTCGTTTCAATCACAGCTTCTGAAGATGTGAAAACATAATAAACTCTCACAAGCAGTATGCCACCTTGCACATATTAAACTATCTCACAAGCACTAAATAACCATGATATTGCACTAACAATTATctcaacaaataaaataattcaaTTACATCTACTAAATCCAACTAAAATACATGGTATCAATTAACAACCATAGCCTCCAAATTGTGACTGTGATTGATACGAGTGTGCATTGGTTGCTCTTAAATTAACATGCATCGACGATGTCATCCTGCTTTTCTGAAGAAAGGTTTTCCACCCTGGGCAAGACAGCTGCAATCTTCCAAAAGAGAACCTGAAAAAGTATGCATTCTAAAACAGTATGCATTAGAAGTATGCATTCTATACCAAATTCTTTAGAAGTATGcattaaatacaaaaaaaatgcACTAAACCAATTAAACATACAAATAAAGGAACTAGATGAATACTAACCATAGATAATTACATCCTAGAGCATGTTACTAGAATCTgtaacaataaagataatttattaatctcATTTTCTCAATAAACAACAAACGactataatttaacaaattaaaaatttgatagTACCCGCAATAGATCCCAAATCAAGTTCATATGTGTCGTCAAGACTGATATGATTATTATCTTCAATTGATCTGATAATTTACACATTGTcatatacaaaatataataaaaataaacaaatataataaaaatgaaaaataaatgaaTCGACACAACCCCTTGTTGCAAATTGGGACAGTTACGCTTGTCATGTGATACTCCTCATTGTCCGCATCCACGACAAAATCTAGAATTTGATGTagatttctcctttgatgattttaatctcttcccacatcccttagttcttactacagaaggatcaataatatCAATGCTCTCATCAATAGATTTTTTTGTTGACTTCTATCACTGCATGTTGTACTAATAGACGTCTCTTGAATTTCATTGTAGATACAatcgaattgttcatccaagaatgttgtcctttcattactcaaagatgcatcatcaactaacaCAGGAGCTTTATAGGACAACCTCGAATGCCTTGACATCAAATACCTTTCTGAATCTGGATCATCAATGGCATTTTGCTCccctaaagcatatattgctccaacttttacatttcgtgtccatcgtttgagtatatacgtatcaggcaaatgaaacacttggttgatatgaaaaaaaaagctAAAATATGTCTACATGGAATGccatcaaactcaaattttgaGCATCTATACGATATGTAATCCCTTTGTTTATCATGcgtgagcactcttgattttgaggaagaagaactttgaaatttcatcacgtGGTAAACATTTACAGGAGTTGCCTCAGTGGTTTATCACTATGACTCTcagtcatttcactttgaaacttcagccatttcttttttgtgtacagtttaaccatttgagtttctaTTGGCCAGGTTGTATTAACCTTGGgttgctcattcatatcaatatggtctgcaactaactcattgtgtctttgatgTCTCAATgttctattaaaatatgtgataaaatccattaatgagttcttatttgagacatatttcttgaaaaatgcatgtgagccttcagatctttggctacttgacattcctgcaaaaaatacatgactaaaatatgtCAGCACCCATCTGTGTCTcaattcatacatcaaggacaaccaatcatttttctctaagttagcatCCTTGATAGTCTCAtcccatgacttctcaaaatcatcaggtgttgtaAAATTTACAATAACGTTCTTTAAGCTATGATAGTGGTTTCGAAAAGTCAAAGGGTCCAATTTATCTTCGAATTTATTTAATATGTgtcacaaacaatatcgatgcactatttgagggaaaacttgtgcaattgcttttgtcatagcaggatcctgatcagtgatgataatgtttggtgcTCCTTTAGGCATGACTTTTGAGAATCTTTAAGCAACCAAAtaaaagactcagttttctcatcattaagaaacccgcaacaaaaaaaatttgactgatgatgatgattaacctctacaaatggtgccaaaattaagtcatatttgttggtgttatatgtcgtatcaaatacaactacatcaccaaatacactgtatgccttccttgatacatgatcagcccaaaaacacctactaaatctgttatctgaatcagtctcataatcaaagaaaaaaagcTAAATTTTTCTCTTGTTCAGATGTAAAAAACTCTATCagtgtttcagcatcaatacccttttgttcatctcttaaatttttctcaaaatttctaatatctctttctgtgcaaGTGACCCCCTCAGGCCCTCCATACTTTATCTGCAATATTCGCATTTGTTAACAAGTTGGTACATCAGCCTCTGAAAACTATTTTGTCAATGTTTTCTTTACTGTTGAAATattacgatgtgagcgtagcaaatgcacatttgatggagtcgagagtggatgattatgggtttctatgaagttactgacaacccaattaggtctggcctgtttcttgacaaatgcaatattCGACTTACAACCCGTTCTAACTGCGCTACATGCTCTTTcccttgatacatgatcaactTTTGTATGTTTACTCCACCGCATTAGATCTGTATGCCCCTCTTTAAAGCAAACAATTTGTTTCCATGTCACTtcatttgttatcttatttttcttgcttgtaTTTATCCTTGAATTAAATCcagcttctcgtgcatattgattatagaacatgtatgtctcctctagtgatgagaattccatttcaatttttgGCTTTCTTTCATCTGCAACTTGGGAAATGAATTCTTGATCATCAACtgtattttttttcatttctgaAGCTCCTCGCATTACATTTGATAATAtataagcagataaataaaaaaaatataagctaTTTTTTATAAAGTCAAAATTGCAAACAAAATAATAGAGAAAACGACTAAATTGAATAAGAAGAAATAAATAACCCCTAAAAAACTAGATAAGTCCCTAAAGATGTCCTCTTAGTTAAACAAAACGCTCTCGTTTTTTcaactattttattatttttattattatatttttgctATTCTGTTGGTTTAAGATTTGGGATAGGGATTGCAAAGCTAAACTAGTTGGTTTAATGAGAACTGCCTAAGGGTAAACTAATTGTTGAACTCCCAAGGCATGAGCAATTTGTCTATCTCTAATGCATTGCAAAGCTAAACTAGTTAGTCATTCCAAAGCAGTGGAAATATCTACACTACTATGTTGCTTGGGTTCTTTCTCCGCGCACGACGCATGTTTTTTCAACtattttgttttttgatattgtacattacaaaagacATAAATAATCAGATATTATAGTGTACCGTCGAGGAGAACAAATGAACGGGCGTGAGGTGCGGAAAAACCCTAGCTTCAGCTTGCCGATCAGAAATCCCCCAGTTGTTCCGCAACGAAGGAGGAAGGTGCCTGTGGGTTATCCTCTTCGGCGGGTGCGTCGCGACGAAGGAGGAAGGGGCGAAAACCCTAGCTTCGGGCAGCGACGGCGAAGAATCGCGAGGGGCACGACGAGGGAAGGCGCCTGTTGATTTTTCGATCGACGAAGGTGGAAGGAGGACTCTTCGGTGGGTGCGTCGCGAGGAAGGAGGAAGCGGAAAAAAAAGTTGACGAAGAAGAAATTAGAGCTGGGGAAAAAACTGACGtggaaagaaattaaaaaattactgCGGGAAAAAAAAAGTTGATGCGGACCTGTCACGAGGGCAGGTCCGCAGCAGTCTGCAAGAACCGTTTCGCAACGGaacgattatatatatatatatatatatatatatatatatatatatatattcaaatttatttatttagttaaacTAATTATTCAAATTTATATTCAACAAAAGTAAATAAACTCTTGGTCAATCATTCGGTTCTTTTACAATCTACCAATGAGCCAATCCAAATTACGACTTTTAACTGTTGTAATCATTAATAAGTCGTAGTGAGGCGTGAATGTAAGGTAGCAGAAAGCTATAGAGTATTATGTACATGAAGGCTTGTTCTTTCAGCACTACTGTAACCATCTTTCTCAAATAAATGGCTTCTTTCCGAGTGAAACCTTTCCGAGAAGAAGCTTCTCAGCGAGTTAAAACTCCTGAGGACCTCAACATTGACAGTGAAGGTTCCTCGCACTGGCCGATGGTCGGAGAGTTTGGACTCGCACCGATCATATCGTTCTTGCTTTATTCCTTCACCATGCCAGAGAATTCTATCACACCTATACAACACCAAAGTTAATGTTACGAAATAACATAATTATGTCATCGCCGTATATAGACTGACCATGCCGGAGCTCGTCTTTTCTCGCCTTTTTGGCCTTGAATGAATCCGTGGTAGTTATCGGAGTTTGGGTAGTATTTATACGTAGGGAAAAATGCTATGCCACCTTCTTGCCAATCTTCAAACGCCCTTCCTTTGGAGACCTCTGCTCTGAGCTGCAAGCATTTGTTTgaaggtaaaaagaaagaaaaattagactTTACTTCAGTGATAACAGAGTAGCAACAATTTCAACCAAGAGTGAGTTACCTAATTAATACCTCATCTTTCTGGAGCAACGTGTTCCACTGTTCATCCTCTACCAAGGATCTCGTCGTGGCCTCAGGCAAagaaattctataattcaaatcACCAAACAAGACCACTCGTCTGCAGGCATTCAGTACCACAAGAACCAAATTATTGGTTTCGTCGATTTGCAAGTATATATGAAAGAGCTCGAACAAGATGATCAATTTGCTGCCTAGATTAGGGGATCCTAGTTGTGTTTTTATTTCAAAAAGTAatataaaaaatctatttttctgaGGGAACTTCACTTCAAATTGCATGATGATGGATGGTTTAAACTTACTCATGATCTAATATCTTTTGTGGCAAATCAAGGGAGGGACCTCGAGGGAAGCTGGTCCTTGAGAGAATCTGCACGGCGTCTGAGTTCCTGTTCATCTTGTCTCCTTCCTTTCCCCCTGAAGCCAGATGGCAACACACGAAGCAGAAGCTCGTCTCATGCAAGAAAAACCTCACTGAGATAGCGCCCTGCGTGCGAAAATTGTTGTGTCATGATCTGTCTAAATGAGGAGGCTGAAAGACATGGAATACCTTGTTTCCAAGGCATCCCAAGATGCCACAGCCAATGCAAGAGACCCCTGGGTGGCGAAGGTAGCACTGCAGCTCACGGCGCACCCACACTGACACCAGAACGCCCACCATCTGCTTACTTATAATGCAGCGAAAATCCCTCACAAATCCGCACTTGGAGCTGCCTTCCTTGACCGGGTGCACCTTTTGCCTCTCCCCTGCcttcccttctcttcctccttcaaGGCCACATGAAGACCTGTTCAACGTCCTCCTTATCAGCGAGTTCCACTGTACAAGgatcctcctcttctccttgccCAGCACATTCTTCGCGCTGAGTGGCACGACTTCTTGAAATCTGCAACCAAATTTTAATCAACTTGTTCAGTTAGGATTGCAGTCAGATGAGGAGATATTGACTAAATCAATTCGATTATTACCCCAACACGTAGATATCATAGTAGTTGTCTATGTCCAGCCAATCCTCCAAGTTCACATCCTCTGTAGGCAGAATTCCGCCAACATTCCAAGTGCTAACAAATAGTCTAGAACAACAAGTACTACTGGCATCATCAGAGTGgtccaagaaaaatgatttataCAGAGTTTCTGATCATTTACTTGTATCTCCTGGTGTCTTTTTGAGCACCATATAGCTGCTTTGAGATCACCAGTTGGTCGAAATCAATGAACTCGAACGGTGTCTGGGAGCATGGGATGTCTGTAACAAATGAGTTACCACCGACAGGCCGCCTCAGCAGCTTGTTTGCCACCAATCTAGGCCACATAATCTGCTCATGAGGGCATATATAGTGAACCTTTTTTGATTGGTTTTGCAACCAAATTGCAGTGGGGAAGAGAGTTGAGTGCCTACCTCTCCTTGGTTTTCTTTCTCTGGCATGATTTGGTGTTTGCAGAAATGACGGAGGCTTGAAGATAAAGCCTACGGCTGTGATCCAGGAGAAAGAAGCTTCAAACTGATGAAAATGGCAATTTAAATAGATAAAACAGAAAGAAAGTCTTCTGAATTATTGAATACAAC
This region of Zingiber officinale cultivar Zhangliang chromosome 9A, Zo_v1.1, whole genome shotgun sequence genomic DNA includes:
- the LOC122021568 gene encoding type IV inositol polyphosphate 5-phosphatase 9-like, encoding MPEKENQGEIMWPRLVANKLLRRPVGGNSFVTDIPCSQTPFEFIDFDQLVISKQLYGAQKDTRRYKLFVSTWNVGGILPTEDVNLEDWLDIDNYYDIYVLGFQEVVPLSAKNVLGKEKRRILVQWNSLIRRTLNRSSCGLEGGREGKAGERQKVHPVKEGSSKCGFVRDFRCIISKQMVGVLVSVWVRRELQCYLRHPGVSCIGCGILGCLGNKGAISVRFFLHETSFCFVCCHLASGGKEGDKMNRNSDAVQILSRTSFPRGPSLDLPQKILDHERVVLFGDLNYRISLPEATTRSLVEDEQWNTLLQKDELRAEVSKGRAFEDWQEGGIAFFPTYKYYPNSDNYHGFIQGQKGEKRRAPAWCDRILWHGEGIKQERYDRCESKLSDHRPVRGTFTVNVEVLRSFNSLRSFFSERFHSERSHLFEKDGYSSAERTSLHVHNTL